From Pseudomonas fluorescens, one genomic window encodes:
- the coaD gene encoding pantetheine-phosphate adenylyltransferase, whose amino-acid sequence MNRVLYPGTFDPITKGHGDLVERASRLFDHVIIAVAASPKKNPLFPLEQRVELAREVTKHLPNVEVVGFSTLLAHFAKEQNANVFLRGLRAVSDFEYEFQLANMNRQLAPDVESLFLTPSERYSFISSTLVREIAALGGDITKFVHPVVADALTLRFKK is encoded by the coding sequence ATGAACCGAGTGTTGTACCCAGGTACCTTCGACCCTATTACCAAGGGCCATGGCGATCTGGTCGAACGCGCCTCGCGCCTGTTCGACCACGTGATCATTGCCGTCGCCGCCAGCCCCAAGAAAAACCCGCTATTCCCCCTGGAACAGCGTGTTGAACTGGCGCGCGAGGTCACCAAACATTTGCCGAATGTCGAAGTCGTCGGCTTTTCGACGCTGCTGGCGCACTTTGCCAAAGAGCAGAACGCCAATGTGTTCCTGCGTGGTTTGCGCGCGGTCTCGGACTTCGAATATGAATTCCAGCTGGCCAACATGAACCGCCAACTGGCGCCGGACGTGGAAAGCCTGTTCCTGACCCCGTCGGAACGTTATTCGTTTATTTCCTCGACGCTGGTCCGTGAAATTGCTGCCCTGGGCGGTGATATCACCAAGTTCGTCCACCCTGTCGTGGCCGATGCTCTTACACTCCGGTTCAAGAAATAG
- the mutM gene encoding bifunctional DNA-formamidopyrimidine glycosylase/DNA-(apurinic or apyrimidinic site) lyase, giving the protein MPELPEVETTRRGIAPHLEGQRVSRVIVRDRRLRWPIPEDLDVRLSGQRIVLVERRAKYLLINAEVGTLISHLGMSGNLRLVEVGLPAAKHEHVDIELESGLALRYTDPRRFGAMLWSLDPLQHELLVRLGPEPLTDLFDGERLFQLSRGRSMAVKPFIMDNAVVVGVGNIYATEALFAAGIDPRREAKGISRARYLKLAIEIKRILAAAIERGGTTLRDFIGGDGQPGYFQQELFVYGRGGEGCKVCGTQLRDVKLGQRASVFCPRCQR; this is encoded by the coding sequence ATGCCTGAATTGCCAGAAGTCGAAACCACCCGTCGCGGTATTGCGCCGCACCTTGAAGGCCAGCGCGTCAGTCGGGTGATCGTGCGTGACCGGCGCTTGCGCTGGCCGATCCCTGAAGATCTCGATGTGCGCCTGTCCGGGCAGCGCATCGTGCTGGTGGAGCGGCGGGCCAAGTATCTGCTGATCAATGCCGAGGTCGGCACCCTGATCAGTCACCTGGGCATGTCGGGCAATTTGCGTCTGGTGGAAGTCGGCTTGCCGGCAGCCAAGCATGAGCATGTGGATATCGAGTTGGAGTCCGGCCTGGCCCTGCGCTACACCGACCCACGACGGTTCGGCGCCATGCTCTGGAGCCTCGACCCGCTGCAGCACGAGTTGCTGGTTCGCCTGGGACCGGAACCGCTGACCGATCTGTTTGATGGCGAGCGGCTGTTTCAGCTGTCTCGCGGGCGCTCGATGGCGGTCAAGCCGTTCATCATGGATAACGCGGTGGTGGTGGGGGTCGGCAATATTTATGCGACCGAAGCGTTGTTCGCGGCCGGCATCGATCCACGGCGCGAGGCCAAGGGCATCTCCCGGGCGCGCTACCTGAAGCTGGCGATTGAAATCAAACGCATTCTCGCGGCGGCCATCGAGCGTGGCGGCACCACCTTGCGCGACTTCATTGGCGGCGACGGCCAGCCGGGCTACTTCCAGCAGGAACTGTTCGTCTACGGCCGAGGCGGCGAGGGCTGCAAGGTCTGCGGCACGCAGCTGCGGGACGTGAAGCTGGGGCAACGCGCGAGCGTGTTCTGCCCGCGCTGTCAGCGCTAA
- a CDS encoding MFS transporter, whose protein sequence is MSKSSQPPTASDESRRQYLSRFILITCISLISFFPINILLPSFPALATHFDTTSADIALSISVFTLAFSISQLVVGPLSDKWGRKAVLLACISLSILGAIGCVLAADYLTFMLFRTVQALGCGFFVLGHALVEDLFEEQDRARVRLYYMTLSGSFVALSPLIGSWLQTLFDWQGSFYGFALMALGMLIHAISTLPSKSASPHRVTLSIIATLKAVAGNHNFLRYWWIASLAFACYFALISVTPLIFMDALQLSQYQYALVLMVYGIAYLLGGVAAGLLQKRVPLSRQINIGLGLLCVAGVLLALTLNVDAITPVTLLAPMLISALAVTLVRPAAISAAMSMFSSSAGTAASAGNSIMFLTAAISSAALAQTGKYLLVTIAISFILLSLLGWLTNAKIYAKRHPMRST, encoded by the coding sequence ATGTCTAAGTCCTCACAACCGCCCACGGCTAGTGACGAATCCAGGCGACAATACCTTTCACGATTCATCCTTATCACCTGCATCTCGCTGATCAGCTTTTTCCCAATCAATATTCTGCTGCCGTCTTTCCCAGCCCTCGCCACCCACTTCGATACCACCAGCGCCGACATTGCGCTGTCCATCAGCGTGTTCACCCTGGCTTTCTCGATATCCCAACTAGTCGTCGGTCCACTCTCGGATAAATGGGGACGCAAGGCAGTGCTTTTGGCTTGTATCAGCCTGTCGATCCTGGGAGCGATAGGCTGTGTACTGGCCGCTGACTACCTGACTTTCATGCTGTTTCGCACAGTGCAGGCTTTAGGCTGCGGCTTTTTTGTGCTGGGGCATGCTCTGGTGGAAGATCTGTTCGAGGAACAGGATCGAGCGCGAGTACGTCTCTACTACATGACGCTGAGCGGCTCGTTTGTCGCCCTGTCACCGCTGATCGGTTCATGGCTGCAAACCTTATTCGACTGGCAAGGGAGCTTCTACGGATTCGCCTTGATGGCCCTGGGCATGCTGATCCATGCGATATCCACCCTACCCTCCAAGTCCGCCAGCCCGCATCGCGTGACGTTATCGATTATCGCCACACTGAAAGCCGTAGCGGGCAACCATAATTTCCTGCGCTACTGGTGGATCGCCTCTCTGGCCTTCGCCTGTTACTTCGCGTTAATCAGTGTGACACCGCTGATTTTCATGGACGCTTTGCAACTATCCCAATACCAATACGCGCTGGTGTTGATGGTGTACGGCATCGCCTATTTATTGGGTGGTGTCGCCGCGGGGTTGTTGCAAAAACGTGTTCCACTGTCCCGGCAAATCAACATCGGCCTCGGATTGCTCTGTGTTGCCGGCGTACTGTTAGCGCTGACTCTCAATGTTGACGCCATCACGCCCGTGACCTTGCTGGCCCCAATGCTAATAAGCGCCCTCGCCGTAACACTCGTGCGGCCCGCCGCAATTTCTGCAGCGATGTCAATGTTCTCAAGCAGCGCGGGTACGGCGGCGTCAGCAGGTAATAGCATCATGTTCCTCACAGCTGCCATCAGCAGCGCGGCACTGGCGCAGACGGGCAAATATCTGCTCGTAACTATCGCAATAAGCTTTATCCTCCTCAGCCTTTTGGGCTGGCTGACCAACGCCAAAATCTACGCTAAACGCCATCCAATGCGTTCTACCTAA
- a CDS encoding class I SAM-dependent rRNA methyltransferase, which translates to MSLPSLRLKANADRRLRAGHLWVYSNEIDVATTPLHGFKAGDQAILEAAGGKPLGIVAMSPNNLICARLLSRDIKLPLDKSLLVHRLNVALSLRERLFDKPFYRLVYGDSDLLPGLVVDRFGDILVVQIASATMEAHKDDVIAALTQVLKPSGILFKNDSAARDAEGLERYVETVFGLVPEWVALEENGVKFEAPVIQGQKTGWFYDHRMNRARLAPYAKGKRVLDLYSYIGGWGVQAAAFGASEVFCVDASGFALDGVERNAALNGFADKMTCIEGDVFEALKELKASEERFDVIVADPPAFIKRKKDMKNGEGAYRRLNEQAMRLLNKDGILVSASCSMHLPEDDLQNILLTSARHLDRNIQMLERGGQGPDHPVHPAIAETRYIKSITCRLLPNS; encoded by the coding sequence ATGTCCCTGCCAAGCTTGCGCCTCAAAGCCAACGCCGACCGTCGCCTGCGCGCCGGTCACCTGTGGGTCTACAGTAACGAAATCGACGTAGCCACCACCCCACTGCACGGCTTCAAGGCTGGCGATCAAGCGATTCTGGAAGCTGCCGGCGGCAAGCCGCTGGGCATCGTGGCCATGAGCCCGAACAACCTGATCTGCGCCCGCCTGCTGTCGCGCGACATCAAGCTGCCATTGGACAAGTCGCTGCTGGTGCACCGCCTCAACGTCGCCCTATCGCTGCGCGAGCGCCTGTTTGACAAGCCGTTCTACCGCCTGGTCTACGGCGATTCCGACCTGCTGCCGGGCCTGGTGGTCGATCGTTTCGGCGACATCCTGGTGGTGCAGATCGCTTCGGCAACCATGGAAGCCCATAAGGACGACGTGATCGCCGCCCTGACCCAGGTACTGAAGCCGAGCGGCATTCTGTTCAAGAACGACTCCGCCGCGCGCGACGCCGAAGGCCTTGAGCGCTACGTCGAAACCGTGTTCGGCCTGGTGCCGGAGTGGGTTGCCCTGGAAGAGAACGGGGTGAAATTCGAGGCACCGGTGATCCAGGGCCAGAAAACCGGCTGGTTCTACGACCACCGCATGAACCGCGCGCGCCTGGCACCCTACGCCAAGGGCAAGCGCGTGCTCGACCTGTACAGCTACATCGGCGGCTGGGGCGTGCAAGCAGCAGCCTTCGGCGCCAGCGAAGTGTTCTGCGTCGACGCCTCGGGCTTTGCGCTGGACGGTGTCGAGCGTAACGCCGCACTGAACGGCTTCGCCGACAAGATGACCTGCATCGAAGGCGACGTGTTCGAAGCCTTGAAGGAACTGAAAGCCAGCGAAGAGCGTTTCGACGTGATCGTTGCCGACCCGCCCGCCTTCATCAAGCGCAAGAAAGACATGAAGAACGGCGAAGGCGCCTACCGCCGCCTGAACGAGCAAGCCATGCGCCTGCTCAACAAAGACGGCATCCTGGTCAGTGCCTCGTGTTCGATGCACCTGCCCGAAGACGACCTGCAAAACATCCTCCTGACCAGCGCCCGCCACCTGGACCGCAACATCCAGATGCTCGAACGCGGCGGCCAGGGCCCGGATCATCCGGTGCATCCGGCGATTGCTGAAACGCGTTACATCAAGAGCATTACTTGCCGGTTGTTGCCGAATAGCTGA
- a CDS encoding YfhL family 4Fe-4S dicluster ferredoxin, translating into MSLIITDDCINCDVCEPECPNAAISQGEEIYVIDPNLCTQCVGHYDEPQCQQVCPVDCIPLDEAHPETEEQLMEKYRKITGKA; encoded by the coding sequence ATGTCCCTGATCATCACCGACGATTGCATCAACTGCGACGTCTGCGAACCCGAGTGCCCGAACGCCGCTATCTCCCAGGGCGAAGAAATCTACGTGATTGACCCGAACCTCTGCACCCAGTGCGTCGGCCACTACGACGAACCGCAGTGCCAGCAGGTGTGCCCAGTGGACTGCATTCCACTGGACGAAGCCCATCCGGAAACTGAAGAACAGTTGATGGAGAAATACCGCAAGATCACCGGCAAGGCCTGA
- a CDS encoding DUF6124 family protein, translating to MLKITPDPPGLDIPLSRAHTTPRKPCRTFLMTPGLDTETLLAHACESLASAHVMASDFAGLLEGPQRSTMLGIAQVIMLGELAVNQALDNLDPHD from the coding sequence ATGTTGAAGATCACCCCCGATCCTCCGGGACTCGACATCCCACTTTCCCGCGCTCACACCACTCCCCGCAAACCCTGCCGCACCTTCCTGATGACCCCTGGCCTCGACACCGAAACCCTGTTGGCCCACGCCTGCGAATCACTCGCCTCGGCGCACGTCATGGCCAGTGATTTCGCCGGGTTGCTGGAAGGTCCGCAACGCAGCACGATGCTGGGTATTGCGCAGGTCATCATGCTGGGTGAGTTGGCGGTGAATCAGGCGCTGGATAATCTTGATCCGCACGATTGA
- a CDS encoding GMC family oxidoreductase — protein sequence MPVPDPFREGMARGWKTHDGSQLTDDLTLETDVAIIGSGAGGGTTAEILSAAGYKVLLIEEGPLKTSSDFKLLEDQAYTQLYQEGIGRMSKDGAITILQGRAVGGTTLINWTSSFRTPEPTLDHWAREHGVKGHSVEEMAPWFEKMEQRLGVAPWRVPPNANNDVIRKGCEQLGYSWHVIPRNVRGCWNLGYCGMGCPTNAKQSMMVTTIPATLEKGGELLYFARAEQLQIKDDKVTGLLCVAMDQRCVEPTGRRVNVKARHYVLAGGGINSPALLMRSKAPDPHERLGKRTFLHPVNMSAALFDEVINPFYGAPQSIYSDHFQWQHGATGKMSYKLEVPPLHPALAATLLGGFGGESAAHMQQLPHTHAMLALLRDGFHPDSSGGNVELRGDGSPVLDYHVSDYAWEGLRRAFHSMAEIQFAGGAKAVMPMHADARYVKNLAEARTLIDGLSLELYRTRLGSAHVMGGCAMGEDPKQAVTDSLGRHHQLSNLSIHDGSLFPTSIGANPQLSVYGLTAQLSSALAERLRNP from the coding sequence ATGCCTGTACCCGATCCGTTCCGCGAAGGCATGGCCCGCGGCTGGAAGACCCATGACGGCTCGCAACTGACCGATGACCTGACCCTGGAAACCGATGTCGCAATCATCGGCAGCGGCGCGGGCGGCGGCACCACGGCTGAAATCCTCAGCGCTGCCGGCTACAAGGTGCTGCTGATCGAAGAAGGCCCACTCAAGACCAGCAGCGACTTCAAATTGCTGGAAGACCAGGCCTACACCCAGCTGTACCAGGAAGGCATCGGCCGCATGAGCAAGGACGGCGCGATCACCATCCTGCAGGGCCGAGCGGTCGGCGGCACGACCTTGATCAACTGGACGTCGAGCTTTCGTACCCCCGAACCGACCCTCGACCACTGGGCCCGCGAGCACGGGGTCAAAGGCCACAGCGTGGAGGAAATGGCGCCCTGGTTCGAAAAGATGGAACAACGCCTCGGCGTCGCCCCGTGGAGGGTCCCGCCCAACGCCAACAACGATGTGATCCGCAAAGGCTGCGAGCAACTGGGCTACAGCTGGCACGTGATCCCGCGCAACGTGCGCGGGTGCTGGAACCTTGGCTACTGCGGCATGGGCTGCCCGACCAACGCCAAGCAATCAATGATGGTCACCACTATTCCGGCGACCCTGGAAAAAGGCGGCGAACTGCTCTATTTCGCCCGCGCCGAGCAATTGCAGATCAAGGACGACAAGGTCACCGGCCTGCTCTGCGTGGCAATGGATCAGCGCTGCGTGGAACCCACAGGCCGGCGCGTCAACGTCAAGGCGCGGCATTACGTGCTGGCCGGTGGCGGGATCAACAGCCCGGCGCTGCTAATGCGCTCCAAGGCGCCCGACCCCCATGAACGCCTGGGCAAGCGCACCTTCCTGCACCCGGTAAACATGTCGGCCGCGTTGTTCGACGAGGTCATCAACCCGTTCTACGGTGCGCCGCAGTCGATTTATTCCGACCACTTTCAATGGCAGCACGGCGCCACCGGAAAGATGTCCTACAAGCTCGAAGTGCCGCCGCTGCACCCGGCGCTGGCGGCGACCCTGCTCGGCGGCTTTGGCGGCGAGAGCGCGGCGCACATGCAGCAACTGCCCCACACCCACGCGATGCTGGCGCTACTGCGCGACGGTTTTCACCCGGACAGCAGCGGCGGCAACGTCGAACTGCGTGGCGATGGCTCGCCGGTGCTCGATTATCACGTCTCGGACTATGCCTGGGAGGGCCTGCGCCGGGCCTTCCACAGCATGGCCGAGATCCAGTTTGCCGGTGGCGCCAAGGCGGTAATGCCGATGCACGCGGATGCACGCTACGTCAAAAACCTCGCTGAGGCGCGCACGCTGATCGACGGCCTGAGCCTTGAGTTGTACCGCACGCGGCTCGGCAGCGCCCATGTGATGGGGGGGTGCGCCATGGGTGAAGATCCGAAGCAAGCGGTGACCGACAGCCTCGGCCGACATCATCAACTAAGCAACCTGTCGATTCATGACGGCTCGTTGTTTCCCACCAGCATCGGTGCCAATCCGCAGTTGTCGGTCTACGGCCTGACTGCGCAATTATCGAGCGCATTAGCCGAACGCCTGAGAAATCCGTGA
- the ilvD gene encoding dihydroxy-acid dehydratase — protein MPDYRSKTSTHGRNMAGARALWRATGMKDDDFKKPIIAIANSFTQFVPGHVHLKDLGQLVAREIERAGGVAKEFNTIAVDDGIAMGHDGMLYSLPSREIIADSVEYMVNAHCADAIVCISNCDKITPGMLMAALRLNIPVIFVSGGPMEAGKTKLASHGLDLVDAMVIAADSSASDEKVAEYERSACPTCGSCSGMFTANSMNCLTEALGLALPGNGSTLATHSDREQLFLQAGRTIVELCKRYYGENDESVLPRNIANFKAFENAMMLDIAMGGSTNTILHLLAAAQEAEIAFDLRDIDRLSRKVPQLCKVAPNIQKYHMEDVHRAGGIFSILGSLARGGLLHTDLPTVHSKTMAEGIAKWDITQTDDEAVHHFFKAGPAGIPTQTAFSQSTRWEALDDDRENGCIRSFEHAYSQEGGLAVLYGNIALDGCVVKTAGVDESIHVFEGNAKIFESQDSAVRGILADEVQAGDIVIIRYEGPKGGPGMQEMLYPTSYLKSKGLGKACALLTDGRFSGGTSGLSIGHASPEAAAGGAIGLVQDGDKVLIDIPNRSINLLVSDEELAARRAEQDKKGWKPVEVRPRKVTTALKAYALLATSADKGAVRNKAMLDGL, from the coding sequence ATGCCTGATTACCGTTCGAAAACATCCACCCACGGCCGCAACATGGCCGGTGCTCGTGCCCTGTGGCGCGCCACGGGGATGAAAGATGACGACTTCAAAAAGCCGATCATCGCCATTGCCAACTCGTTCACCCAGTTCGTACCGGGCCACGTTCACTTGAAGGATCTGGGTCAACTGGTCGCCCGCGAGATCGAGCGCGCTGGCGGCGTTGCCAAAGAATTCAACACCATCGCGGTCGATGACGGCATCGCAATGGGCCACGACGGCATGCTCTATTCGCTGCCGAGCCGCGAGATCATCGCCGACTCCGTCGAATACATGGTCAACGCGCACTGTGCCGACGCCATCGTCTGCATCTCCAACTGCGACAAGATCACCCCTGGCATGCTGATGGCCGCCCTGCGCCTGAACATCCCGGTGATCTTCGTGTCCGGCGGCCCGATGGAAGCCGGCAAGACCAAACTCGCCTCCCACGGCCTGGACCTGGTTGACGCCATGGTCATCGCCGCCGACTCCAGCGCTTCTGACGAGAAAGTCGCTGAGTACGAGCGCAGCGCCTGCCCGACCTGCGGTTCGTGCTCCGGCATGTTCACCGCCAACTCGATGAACTGCCTGACCGAAGCCCTGGGCCTGGCCCTGCCGGGCAACGGTTCGACCCTGGCCACCCACAGCGATCGCGAACAGCTGTTCCTGCAGGCCGGCCGCACCATCGTCGAGCTGTGCAAGCGCTACTACGGCGAGAACGATGAGTCGGTATTGCCGCGCAACATCGCCAACTTCAAGGCCTTCGAAAACGCCATGATGCTCGACATCGCCATGGGCGGTTCGACCAACACCATCCTGCACCTGCTGGCCGCCGCCCAGGAAGCCGAGATCGCGTTCGACCTGCGTGACATCGATCGCCTGTCGCGCAAAGTGCCGCAACTGTGCAAGGTGGCGCCGAACATCCAGAAGTACCACATGGAAGACGTGCACCGTGCCGGCGGGATTTTCAGCATCCTCGGGTCGCTGGCCCGTGGTGGCCTGCTGCACACCGACCTGCCGACCGTACACAGCAAGACCATGGCCGAAGGCATTGCCAAGTGGGACATCACCCAGACCGACGACGAAGCGGTGCATCACTTCTTCAAGGCCGGCCCGGCAGGCATCCCGACCCAGACCGCATTCAGCCAGTCGACCCGTTGGGAAGCCCTCGACGACGACCGTGAAAACGGCTGCATCCGCAGCTTCGAACACGCCTACTCGCAAGAAGGCGGCCTGGCCGTGCTGTACGGCAACATCGCCCTCGACGGCTGCGTGGTGAAAACCGCCGGTGTCGACGAGTCGATCCACGTGTTCGAAGGCAACGCGAAAATCTTCGAAAGCCAGGACAGCGCGGTACGCGGCATCCTCGCCGACGAAGTGCAGGCCGGCGACATCGTGATCATTCGCTACGAAGGTCCGAAAGGCGGCCCGGGCATGCAGGAAATGCTCTATCCGACCTCCTACCTGAAGTCCAAGGGCCTGGGCAAAGCCTGCGCCCTGCTGACCGATGGCCGTTTCTCCGGCGGCACCTCGGGCCTGTCCATCGGCCACGCGTCGCCAGAAGCCGCCGCCGGCGGTGCCATTGGCCTGGTGCAGGACGGCGACAAGGTGTTGATCGATATTCCGAACCGTTCGATCAACCTGCTGGTCAGCGACGAAGAACTCGCCGCCCGCCGCGCCGAGCAGGACAAGAAAGGCTGGAAACCGGTGGAAGTGCGCCCACGTAAAGTGACCACCGCGCTGAAAGCATACGCCCTGCTCGCCACCAGCGCCGACAAGGGCGCGGTGCGCAACAAGGCCATGCTTGACGGGCTGTGA
- a CDS encoding HDOD domain-containing protein: protein MSQELTSEQIQQALQGISVPPQPQIMVDLQMEQYMPDPDLAVIAKLISQDPGLSGALLKIVNSPYFGLSNKIASIQRAVNLLGSRSVINLINAQSIKGEMNDDTIVTLNRFWDTAQDVAMTSLSLAKRIGSQAVDEAYALGLFHDCGVPLMLKRFPNYMAVLEQAYANAGAECRVVDTENRAFNTNHAVVGYYTAKSWRLPEHVTHAIANHHNALSIFSDESARNSQLKNLLAILKMAEHICASYRVLGNQTEDHEWDSIGHLVLDYVGLSDYDFENLKQTIRELGAHH from the coding sequence ATGTCCCAAGAGCTAACTTCCGAACAGATTCAGCAGGCCCTGCAAGGCATCAGCGTTCCACCGCAACCACAGATCATGGTGGATCTGCAAATGGAACAGTACATGCCCGACCCGGACCTCGCAGTGATCGCGAAGTTGATCTCTCAGGATCCCGGTCTCTCTGGTGCGCTGTTGAAAATCGTCAACTCGCCGTACTTCGGGCTGAGCAACAAGATTGCCTCGATCCAGCGCGCGGTGAACCTGCTGGGCAGTCGCTCAGTGATCAATTTGATCAACGCGCAGTCGATCAAGGGCGAGATGAATGACGACACTATCGTCACGCTCAACCGTTTCTGGGACACCGCCCAGGACGTGGCGATGACCAGTCTCAGCCTGGCCAAGCGTATCGGCTCGCAAGCGGTCGACGAGGCCTACGCCTTGGGCTTGTTCCACGATTGCGGGGTGCCGCTGATGCTCAAGCGTTTCCCCAACTATATGGCGGTGCTGGAGCAGGCCTACGCCAATGCCGGTGCCGAGTGCCGGGTGGTGGACACGGAAAACCGCGCCTTCAATACCAACCATGCCGTGGTCGGTTACTACACCGCCAAGTCTTGGCGCCTGCCGGAGCACGTGACCCACGCCATCGCCAATCACCACAATGCCTTGTCGATTTTCAGCGACGAGTCGGCGCGCAACAGCCAGTTGAAGAACTTGCTGGCGATCCTGAAGATGGCCGAGCATATCTGCGCGTCCTATCGGGTGCTGGGCAACCAGACCGAAGACCATGAGTGGGACAGCATCGGCCATTTGGTGCTGGACTATGTCGGCCTCTCGGATTATGACTTCGAGAACCTGAAACAGACGATTCGCGAGCTCGGTGCTCACCACTGA
- a CDS encoding PAAR domain-containing protein gives MKRHLITVGAKTTVGGDVRTGTGFFKIEGQPVACAGDEVYCPECDSTGVIALDGPHLNNSFYGRQVALDGDLCRCKCDPPPRLEANQTIFSEVFENAQAFDHSRAATQSFAPTPAAPRSFNASPAAAFSEQPTPFCENLWRSYQMRAEAIVAPGGILIADPKARNRAINAAYANLWLKDPRFQWAGLAAFASKQVGCGLLHAVESIEKIQAEHQAGQRMIDSAERRWKFPGLTLFGKTDKRAQRDYEQARSNNPVPGVDLRRDGEPLSLVQQQLQFVHDMLALGNTTLFLDVYPLHLFYSERGLGAFEECLEARENIYEIEEFPVLWPIGQMLKFGTDYKEIRQTFRAVEMGDIAKSVEHLAKHEQVNILQPSMYSDVKFVRLLRANHASFVTGIPSGAAQAIELTLASQCQRIDDSRTIGFGSNPLADLSDIDQRMAFVLKAAMQFHSLLEGTDRHRIEQSIRDIAAGYGVR, from the coding sequence ATGAAGCGCCACCTCATCACCGTTGGGGCCAAAACCACCGTCGGCGGCGACGTACGCACGGGCACCGGATTTTTCAAGATCGAAGGCCAGCCCGTTGCTTGTGCAGGCGATGAAGTCTATTGCCCGGAATGCGACAGCACCGGCGTCATCGCCCTCGACGGTCCTCATCTGAACAACTCGTTCTACGGCCGCCAAGTCGCCCTCGACGGTGACCTCTGCCGCTGCAAGTGCGACCCGCCACCCCGGCTCGAAGCCAACCAGACAATCTTCTCGGAAGTATTCGAAAATGCCCAGGCGTTCGACCACAGCCGAGCCGCCACTCAATCATTCGCCCCCACTCCCGCCGCCCCGCGCTCCTTCAACGCCTCGCCTGCGGCAGCGTTCAGCGAGCAACCCACGCCATTCTGCGAAAACCTCTGGCGCAGCTACCAAATGCGCGCCGAAGCCATCGTCGCCCCGGGCGGCATCCTCATCGCTGACCCCAAAGCCCGCAACCGCGCAATCAACGCCGCCTACGCCAACCTCTGGCTGAAAGACCCACGCTTCCAATGGGCAGGGCTGGCGGCGTTTGCGTCGAAGCAGGTGGGGTGTGGGTTGTTGCATGCGGTGGAGTCGATCGAGAAGATCCAGGCCGAGCACCAGGCAGGACAACGCATGATTGATAGCGCTGAGCGGCGCTGGAAATTTCCTGGACTGACCCTCTTCGGCAAGACCGACAAACGAGCGCAACGCGACTACGAACAAGCCCGCAGCAACAACCCGGTGCCAGGCGTCGACCTGCGGCGCGACGGCGAACCGCTATCGCTGGTGCAACAGCAACTGCAATTCGTCCACGACATGCTGGCGCTGGGTAATACCACGCTGTTTTTGGATGTGTATCCGTTGCATTTGTTTTATAGCGAGAGGGGGTTGGGGGCGTTTGAGGAGTGTCTTGAGGCGCGGGAGAACATCTATGAAATTGAAGAATTTCCTGTGCTTTGGCCGATTGGGCAAATGCTAAAGTTCGGTACTGATTACAAGGAAATCAGACAGACTTTCCGGGCAGTCGAGATGGGGGATATTGCAAAAAGCGTTGAACATCTTGCTAAGCATGAGCAAGTCAATATCTTGCAACCTTCAATGTACAGCGACGTTAAGTTCGTAAGACTTTTGCGAGCAAACCACGCTTCCTTTGTGACGGGTATACCGTCTGGCGCGGCACAAGCCATTGAGTTGACGTTGGCTAGTCAGTGCCAGCGTATTGACGATAGCCGCACTATCGGCTTTGGCAGTAACCCCTTGGCTGACCTGTCTGATATTGATCAGCGCATGGCCTTTGTACTAAAGGCCGCAATGCAGTTTCATAGCCTTCTAGAAGGAACTGATCGTCATCGAATTGAGCAGTCGATTCGTGATATCGCTGCCGGTTACGGCGTGCGATGA